The Deltaproteobacteria bacterium genomic sequence CAAATTGGAGATTGATTTTTGAGAAGAGATCCGAGCTTTCGACTTTCAGGTATCGTGCCGTCATCCTGCAATATTCAGGATCAATCTCAATCCCAATACTGTTACGGCTTGTCCTTAAGGCCGCAATCATTGTCGTGCCTGTACCACAAAATGGATCAAGCACAGTATCTCCGACGAATGAAAACATGCGTACCAATCGTGTTGCCAGTTCCAAAGGAAACGGCGCCGGGTGGTGTTTTGTTGAAGCCCCCGTTATGTTCCATATTTGTTGGAACCAGCGGGCAAACTCCTCTTTGGTTAATTTGCTTGCCCTTCGCTGTGCCTCCGTCGGTTTTCTATACCCGCCAGGTTTCCTCTGCATGAGGATGAATTCCATATCGTTCTTAATGATGGCGTTAGGTTCGTATGGTTTGCCGAGAAACTTGGAGCCATTTGTAACTTCATACGAGGCATTTGCGATCTTATGCCAGATGATGGGATTCAGGTTGTCAAAGCCAATTCGACGACAGATGACAGAAATATCTGCATGAAGCGGAAACACAAGATGCCGACCAAAATTACGCCGCGCAACACAAACGTCCCCTACGACACAAACCATGCGCCCGCCAGGAACGAGTACGCGGAAAATGTGTCGCCAGACCTTCTCCAACTCCGAGAGAAATGTTTCATAGTCCTGAACGTGGCCGAGCTGATCCGGGTTTTCATTGTAACGCTTGAGGTTCCAATACGGAGGAGATGTAACAACAAGGTGAACCGACTCAGGCTTCAGAAAAGACAATTCCCTTGCATCACCGTTGATTAGTCTGTGGAGAGTTGACTGCATTGTCTCACGCAAAGGTCGCCACATGGGCGATGAGGATTCTTGCGAAACGTTCGATTGAAAGATCATCCGCAGGGGTTTTGAATTCCCCATTCAAGCCGTCTTGGCTAGTCGAAGTGAGGAAGGCGGAGGCGGTGTAATGACGTTCCAGAACCAGTTTTCGGCAGAACAGTTCATACCGACGCATGTATGATGCGCCAACGAATTCGGGAAACACCTTGAAGTGATGCTCCTGGACACTGACAGGACGGTTGGATGCATCACAGTCCTCCAACATGAAGAAATAGCCCAGAAAAGGTTGGGGGCTTTCCAAGTATGCTCGCTCACGGAATGCCGTCCAAAGGTCAAGAGCGCTTCCCATCGCCTCTTCTGTCCTGTTGTTGAAGTTGTTGCCAAAAGATGGACCAACCTGTGATTTGGTTTCAATAGCGGCGACCAATGTCCGATCACGGACAATAAGAAGGTCCCATTCCTTGGTGGGTCGGAAAAAACCAGGTAGCGCAACAGCTTTCTTTCTGAACACGTATTGGCGGGGAATTCCTGCCTCAGCGACAAGCGATGTAAAGAGGTCGATAAATCCATCCATCTGAGCACCGCCAGTAACGGCACTACGCAGACCTTGGTCGGCTTTGCCACCTGCTTCTTGTTTCTTCCACTGGACAGCCCTTGTTTGCCAGTAGTGAGCGACTGCTTTGGCGGTACGATCTGCCATCTGTTTCGCAATTTCGTGATTATTCATATAAATGTGATTCTACCATATTCTTCTGTCTTATTCCAGAGGCTAACAATTAATATACGTAATACGCTTTT encodes the following:
- a CDS encoding site-specific DNA-methyltransferase, coding for MQSTLHRLINGDARELSFLKPESVHLVVTSPPYWNLKRYNENPDQLGHVQDYETFLSELEKVWRHIFRVLVPGGRMVCVVGDVCVARRNFGRHLVFPLHADISVICRRIGFDNLNPIIWHKIANASYEVTNGSKFLGKPYEPNAIIKNDMEFILMQRKPGGYRKPTEAQRRASKLTKEEFARWFQQIWNITGASTKHHPAPFPLELATRLVRMFSFVGDTVLDPFCGTGTTMIAALRTSRNSIGIEIDPEYCRMTARYLKVESSDLFSKINLQFEKISAEQEYSVMEDQALYEVRPAKKKLD
- a CDS encoding restriction endonuclease, coding for MNNHEIAKQMADRTAKAVAHYWQTRAVQWKKQEAGGKADQGLRSAVTGGAQMDGFIDLFTSLVAEAGIPRQYVFRKKAVALPGFFRPTKEWDLLIVRDRTLVAAIETKSQVGPSFGNNFNNRTEEAMGSALDLWTAFRERAYLESPQPFLGYFFMLEDCDASNRPVSVQEHHFKVFPEFVGASYMRRYELFCRKLVLERHYTASAFLTSTSQDGLNGEFKTPADDLSIERFARILIAHVATFA